Proteins encoded together in one Anguilla anguilla isolate fAngAng1 chromosome 9, fAngAng1.pri, whole genome shotgun sequence window:
- the ripply1 gene encoding protein ripply1, with product MESTILATKPASLDAIRRSSSNKMGVHRRAHDSPAVLWRPWLVTSEDAQSGCRRSKLACPYSRFTAAGSSGADGKPQSFQHPVRLFWPKSKSYDYLYSDGEALLRNFPVQATISFYDESDSEEEDEEEWEEEESDSESCPKSPSHFTCWN from the exons ATGGAATCCACAATTCTCGCCACCAAACCGGCGTCCTTAGACGCAATTCGTCGTTCGTCCTCGAACAAGATGGGTGTTCATCGGCGAGCCCACGACAG TCCTGCTGTCCTTTGGAGACCCTGGCTCGTGACCAGCGAGGATGCGCAAAGCGGGTGTCGTAGGAGCAAATTAGCATGT ccctACTCCAGGTTCACCGCCGCGGGGAGCAGCGGGGCGGATGGGAAGCCGCAGTCCTTCCAGCATCCCGTCAG GCTCTTCTGGCCCAAATCCAAGTCTTACGATTACCTCTATAGCGACGGAGAGGCCTTGCTCAGGAACTTCCCAGTTCAGGCCACCATCAGTTTCTACGACGAGTCcgacagtgaggaagaggatgaggaagagtgggaggaggaggaaagcgACTCTGAGAGCTGCCCGAAATCACCGTCACATTTCACCTGCTGGAACTGA
- the LOC118236164 gene encoding transmembrane gamma-carboxyglutamic acid protein 3: MAQAFLNQKDAHSLLKRFPRANGFLEELRQDNIERECHEESCSFEEAKEVFENKEKTMEFWKLYTVSGHTESRSERTDTVYMVVPLLGVALLIIIALFLIWRCQLQKATRRRPAYSQNRYLASRSSRSLPRILVHRDSPSHCETPHAEPALRPGGGGGPTGGGGGGPSASTLPDPHPPNSRALYVQDSSISVASRLSGATPPPSYEEVTGHLESSSDETSAPYSDPPPKYEEIVKQK, encoded by the exons ATGGCGCAGG CATTCCTAAATCAGAAGGATGCTCACTCTCTCCTCAAACGGTTTCCAAGAGCCAACGGAttcctggaggagctgaggcAGGACAACATTGAGCGGGAGTGCCATGAGGAAAGCTGCAGCTTTGAAGAGGCCAAGGAGGTGTTTGAGAACAAGGAGAAAACG ATGGAGTTCTGGAAGCTGTACACGGTGAGCGGGCACACAGAGTCACGCTCGGAGCGCACGGACACCGTCTACATGGTGGTGCCCCTGCTGGGCGTCgccctcctcatcatcatcgcGCTCTTCCTCATCTGGAGGTGCCAGCTGCAGAAGGCCACCCGGCGGCGGCCTGCGTACAGTCAGAACCGCTACCTGGCCAGCCGCAGCTCCCGCAGCCTCCCCCGAATCCTGGTGCACCGggacagcccctcccactgcgaAACCCCGCACGCCGAGCCCGCCCtgcggccgggggggggcggggggccgaccggcgggggaggaggaggaccgtCGGCATCCACCCTgccagacccccaccccccaaacagcCGCGCCCTCTACGTGCAGGACTCCTCCATCTCGGTGGCATCCCGCCTGTCAGgggccaccccgcccccctcctacGAGGAGGTGACGGGACACCTGGAGAGCAGCAGCGACGAGACCTCGGCACCCTACAGCGACCCCCCGCCCAAATATGAGGAGATCGTCAAGCAAAAGTGA